The DNA segment GTGATCCGGCGGCGGTGATTGCGGGAAACTACGCCATGCCGAAGGACATCGAGCGGATCAGGCAGAAACTCGGCCTGAACGAGCCCATGCACGTCCAGTTCGGCAAGTGGATCTGGCGAGTCGCACACGGGGATTTGGGCGATTCGATCTTTTCAGAAATGCCGGTTACAAAGCTTATCGGCCAGCGGATGGAACCCACCCTCTCCCTTGCCGTGGCGAGCATGCTGGTGGCTGTTCTCCTGGCAGTGCCCATGGGGATCCTGGCGGCGTGGAAGGCAGGGACCTGGATAGACTATGTGGTGATGATCTTTGCGGTGCTGGGGTTTTCCATCCCTGTTTTTGTGATCGCCTACATACTGATCTTCGGGTTTTCCATCCACATCCCGATTTTCCCGGTACAGGGCTTTGTCAGTATCAGAGAGGGGTTGTTGCCCTTTCTCCGGAGCATCACCCTGCCGAGCCTCGCCTTGGGTCTGATCTACGCGGCCCTCATTGCAAGGATCACGCGGGCCAGCCTTCTTGAGGTATTGGCCGAGGACTACATCCGTACGGCTCACGCCAAGGGCCTCAGTGCCGGAGTCGTCATGCTGCGGCATGCTTTGAAGAACGCCTCGGTACCGATTGTGACCATCATAGGGGTGGGTATCGCCCTGCTCATCGGCGGTGTGGTGGTGACCGAAAGCGTCTTCAACATCTCGGGCCTCGGGCGGCTGGTGGTGGACTCCGTTCTGGCCCGGGACTATCCCGTGATCCAGGGGATCACACTGATGTTCTCGGGCATATACCTCCTGGTCAACCTGATTGTGGACATCTCCTATACGTTTCTGGATCCCCGTATCCAGTACTAGACAAGAGGCAAGGGTAAATGGTTGCACAACCGGGTGACATTCTCCTTGAGGAGGCACAACTCGATGCCGGAGCCGGGCCATGGGCCCGGTTTTGGGATTTTGCGCGGCGCAACCCCACGGTGGTCGGGGGAGGGATGGTCTTGATCCTGATGGTGGGCCTGACCCTGGCATCTCCCTATATCAGCTCCGATCCCCTGGCGCTCAACCCGATCGACCGTCTCAGACCGCCCTCGGGAGAGCACTGGTTCGGTACGGACAACCTCGGACGTGACATCTACAGCCGCACGCTCCACGGGGGCCGGATCTCCCTGACGGTGGGCATAAGTGTGGCCATACTGGCCAGTGTCGTCGGCTTGCTGGTTGGATTGATCTCCGGCTACAGCCGCACCCTCGATTCGATCATCATGCGACTTATGGACGGCTTGATGGCCATCCCGGATATTCTGCTCGCAGTTACCCTGGTTGCCATCACCAGTGCGAGTATCGAAAACGTGGTAATGGCCATCGCGATCCCCCAGGTGCCCCGCGTGGCTCGCCTGGTAAGAAGCATAGTGCTGACCATCCGGGAGCAGCCCTATGTGGAGGCTGCGGTCTCTATCGGCACGCGTGTTCCGAAGATGCTCTTCCGTCACATTCTGCCCAACACCATGGCTGCGCTCCTCGTGCAGGTGACCTACGCCTTCGCAGAGGCTGTGATCATGGAAGCCCTTCTCGGTTTCATCGGAGCGGGCACGCCTCCTGAAATCCCCAGTTGGGGCAACATCATGGCCGGCGGGCGGGTATACTTCCAACTGGCACCCTGGATTATCTTCTTCCCCGGCACCTTCCTGACCCTGACCGTGCTTGCGGTCAACGTGATGGGTGACGGCCTGCGAGACATGTTGGATCCACGGCTGGCACGGCAGATGTGAGGTGATGACAAGGCAGCCCTGTGACTCCTGCTATGGCTAAACCGTCATTGTCTGACAACCCCGTCCTTGAGGTGGACGACCTCAGGGTTCGGTTCTACACCAGGGATGGTGTGGTGCGGGCTGTCAACGGGGTGTCGTTCTACTTGAATCGCCGCGAGACTCTGGGGGTAGTGGGAGAATCCGGTTGCGGCAAGAGTGTCATGGCCCTTTCGATTATGGGCCTCATCCCCCAGCCGCCGGGCCGCATCGAGAGCGGGACGATCAATCTCGAAGGCCGCAACCTCCTCGCCCTGCCTGAGGAAGAGATGCGCAAGGTCCGGGGCAACGAGATCTCCATGATATTCCAGGAACCGATGACTTCCCTCAATCCGGTGCTGACTGTGGGCTTTCAGATCGCCGAATCCCTGATGCTCCATCAGGGGCTTTCGAAGAAAGAGGCCTTTGAAAGGGTGGTGGAATTCCTGGAACTGGTTCGCATCCCTGAGCCTGCAAGGCGGGCACGGGAGTATCCCCATCAAATGTCAGGTGGTATGCGCCAGCGCGCAATGATAGCCATGGCCCTTTCGTGTAACCCGAAAGTCCTGATCGCCGATGAACCGACCACGGCCCTGGACGTTACCATCCAGGCCCAGATCTTGAAACTCATGCAGCAGCTCAAGGATAGAATCGAGACGGCGATCATCATGATCACTCACGATCTGGGCGTTATTGCGGAGGTGGCTGAGAGGGTTCTAGTCATGTACGTGGGCCTCAAGGTGGAAGAGGCCCCGGTGTGCGAGCTTTTTGAGCAACCCATGCATCCGTACACCCAGGGTCTCATGGCCTCCATCCCGCGTATCGACGAAGCGCCAGGGGCAGAGAAAGACGTGCGTCTCGACGAAATTCCCGGCATCGTCCCCTCCTTGAGGAGAGACATCGTAGGGTGTCCCTTTGCACCGAGATGCGGTTTTGTCAGGTATCGGTGCAGGCGGGAGGCGCCGCCCCTCGTAGAGAAGGCTCCGGGCCACTGGGTCGCCTGCTGGGAGACCGAACGTGTGAGGTCCGATTCCCATGGCTGAAGCTGCGCCGGACATGCTTGCCGGCAGGGAGACAGAGCCTATCCTGGAGGTGAGAGATCTCAAGAAGTACTTCGCCCTCCGGGGCGGAGTGCTGTTTCGTCCTGTTGGCCAGGTCTTGGCTGTGGACGGGGTCTCTTTCACGATTGAACACGGCGAAACGCTCGGCCTCGTGGGGGAGAGCGGGTGCGGCAAGACCACGGTGGGCAAGACCGTTCTGAGATTGATCGAACCCACGGCGGGTACCATCAGGCTGAAATCGAAGGATATCACCCATGTCAAGGGAGAGGAGCTCCGGGCGGCCCGTCGTGAGATGCAGATCATTTTCCAGGACCCGTACTCTTCCCTGAACCCCCGCTTGTCGGCCAGAGAGATCGTGGGAGAGCCCCTCGAGAACTACGGCCTCGCCAGAGGCAAGGAGAAGGAGGAACGGGTCGAGGCCCTGTTGAGCCGTGTAGGTTTCCGCCGTGAGGATATGTCCAAACACCCCCACGAGTTTTCCGGAGGACAGAGGCAGCGGATCGGAATAGCAAGGGCTCTCGCCCTGAACCCGAGCCTCGTCGTTGCCGACGAGCCGGTCTCGGCCCTGGACGTTTCGATCCAGGCCCAGGTTATCAACCTCCTCATGGATCTGCAGGAAGAATTTCACCTCACCTATCTTTTTATCTCCCACGACCTGGCAGTGGTCAAACATATCAGCCACAGGATCGCGGTGATGTACGTGGGGAAGGTCGTGGAGATCGCCGAAAAGAAGAGCCTCTTTACCAGGCCTCTCCATCCATATACCAGGGCCCTTCTCGCGGCCGTGCCCATCCCGAATCCCAGGGCCGGCCACGAGATCGCGGTCCTTGAGGGCGATGTGCCGAGCCCCATAAACCCGCCTGGGGGCTGCCGTTTTCATACACGGTGTCCGTATGTGGAGAAACGGTGTCGCTCGGAGGAACCTCTCCTCAGGGAGGTGGAGCCGGGCCACCTGGTGGCGTGCCATCTTGATTTCTGAGTCCCGAACCTTGAGGGGGCAGGTCTCACTTTTCCTCTGGAAATTCGAGGATTTCGGTCGGACGGGAGCACGGCGGTCCTGCTCTCAGGTGGAGTTCTCTCCCGGCGAAATCCATGATGATGCTTGCATTGGTGCGGGACTGGTGCATCTCGTCCTGTCCGGGGTTGGGGTGGCAGCAGATCGAGTCGGGGTAGTTGACGTGGTCAGAGAGGACCGACCACAGGCCCTCTATAGAGATTCTTGCCTGCTGGGAGAGGAGGAATCTGGCCCGGGCCAGTCTCGTTATCGTGTCCGGATAGAGCCTCTTGAAGCGGTCATCCTTTGGGCCCACATGTGTGAGAAAATGGTTCGTATGGAGCAGCAGACCCTCATGGGGCAGAATCTCGCAGAAGCCGTCAGGCACGAGCTCGATGTCGATGAGTTCTCCCTGTGCGCTTGCGATCATGAGATTGCTCGAACCCGCACATGCTGACCGGAGGATTGCAACAAGGGAGTCGCTGAGGCATCTGCTGTTGAGGACCCCTCGGCACAGCACGTGGAAGGGGACCCCCTTCCCGCCGTAACCGCAATCCAGGAGATTGACGGCGAGCCCTATGCCCTGGGAATTGATCCCTATTTTTGCAACCAGCCCGGCCTCGGTAAGGGTCAACACCGTAGGTCTGCCGGGCTGTTCAACTTCGAGGAGAACCGTCCCTTCTGCCAGGCTCGGAAGCCAGTCCCAGTTCTGGGCCAGCAGCACGTTCCCGGTATCGCTCCGCACGGGGTCAAGCCCGACAGCCGTGCATTCTCCCCGGAGGGCATACCCTATTTCGGTGCGGCTGTTGAGGGCGACGATATCCTCAAGGCTTGTCCCACTGCCCTGAGCTATACCGCGAATCTCCTCGGCTATGTCCGGGTCGTAATCGTGGATGCTTTGGGTGGCTGCTCTCACGAAAGAAGACAATCGATTCTCGTCCACTCCACCCACCTGGACGAACCACGACCTGTAGATCTCCAGATTCCTCTGGATAAGGTCTGAACAGGCAGTGCCGTACTGTACTCCCCTTTCGAAAGGGGAGCCGCCCACCTTGCAGACCCTGACGCCGGGGTTTGTCTTCATGAGGTTGCCTCCTCGACCGCATCGACGACAGCAACGCCTTTCCCTCGGATGTGGCTGAAGCAGAAAGTGTCGCCCCTTGTTACGCGCCGCCGGCCGCCTCCAATCGGCCTATGCCGCGGATCCTCCCCCCTTTGATACCTATGTCGGCATAGTACCAGGGGTTACCGGTGCCATCGACGATCTTCCCGTTCTTTACGACGATATCGAAGATCAAATCCTTTCTACCTCTTGCCGGACATGAGCTCATCGGCCAGGCTGACGGCCTCCTCGGCGGTCTCGGCATAACCGTCGGCCCCGATCTCCTTTGCCCATTCGGCGCTGACCGGTCCCCCGCCCACCATGACGATGTACCTATCCCGAACCCCCGTCTCTTTCAGGAGCTCGATCACCTCTTTCTGGCCGG comes from the Deltaproteobacteria bacterium genome and includes:
- a CDS encoding ABC transporter ATP-binding protein, producing the protein MAKPSLSDNPVLEVDDLRVRFYTRDGVVRAVNGVSFYLNRRETLGVVGESGCGKSVMALSIMGLIPQPPGRIESGTINLEGRNLLALPEEEMRKVRGNEISMIFQEPMTSLNPVLTVGFQIAESLMLHQGLSKKEAFERVVEFLELVRIPEPARRAREYPHQMSGGMRQRAMIAMALSCNPKVLIADEPTTALDVTIQAQILKLMQQLKDRIETAIIMITHDLGVIAEVAERVLVMYVGLKVEEAPVCELFEQPMHPYTQGLMASIPRIDEAPGAEKDVRLDEIPGIVPSLRRDIVGCPFAPRCGFVRYRCRREAPPLVEKAPGHWVACWETERVRSDSHG
- a CDS encoding ABC transporter permease; this encodes MVAQPGDILLEEAQLDAGAGPWARFWDFARRNPTVVGGGMVLILMVGLTLASPYISSDPLALNPIDRLRPPSGEHWFGTDNLGRDIYSRTLHGGRISLTVGISVAILASVVGLLVGLISGYSRTLDSIIMRLMDGLMAIPDILLAVTLVAITSASIENVVMAIAIPQVPRVARLVRSIVLTIREQPYVEAAVSIGTRVPKMLFRHILPNTMAALLVQVTYAFAEAVIMEALLGFIGAGTPPEIPSWGNIMAGGRVYFQLAPWIIFFPGTFLTLTVLAVNVMGDGLRDMLDPRLARQM
- a CDS encoding ABC transporter permease; the protein is MWAYIVRRLLATIPVAGVVVVFVFLLLHLAPGDPAAVIAGNYAMPKDIERIRQKLGLNEPMHVQFGKWIWRVAHGDLGDSIFSEMPVTKLIGQRMEPTLSLAVASMLVAVLLAVPMGILAAWKAGTWIDYVVMIFAVLGFSIPVFVIAYILIFGFSIHIPIFPVQGFVSIREGLLPFLRSITLPSLALGLIYAALIARITRASLLEVLAEDYIRTAHAKGLSAGVVMLRHALKNASVPIVTIIGVGIALLIGGVVVTESVFNISGLGRLVVDSVLARDYPVIQGITLMFSGIYLLVNLIVDISYTFLDPRIQY
- a CDS encoding dipeptide ABC transporter ATP-binding protein, with product MLAGRETEPILEVRDLKKYFALRGGVLFRPVGQVLAVDGVSFTIEHGETLGLVGESGCGKTTVGKTVLRLIEPTAGTIRLKSKDITHVKGEELRAARREMQIIFQDPYSSLNPRLSAREIVGEPLENYGLARGKEKEERVEALLSRVGFRREDMSKHPHEFSGGQRQRIGIARALALNPSLVVADEPVSALDVSIQAQVINLLMDLQEEFHLTYLFISHDLAVVKHISHRIAVMYVGKVVEIAEKKSLFTRPLHPYTRALLAAVPIPNPRAGHEIAVLEGDVPSPINPPGGCRFHTRCPYVEKRCRSEEPLLREVEPGHLVACHLDF